The following coding sequences are from one Oncorhynchus clarkii lewisi isolate Uvic-CL-2024 chromosome 20, UVic_Ocla_1.0, whole genome shotgun sequence window:
- the LOC139377282 gene encoding keratin, type I cytoskeletal 9-like — MYKSSYSQAKFGLEARRKIQKPRGKSCGYYMRVVFFFSSLIQSLIIVSLVLFLVYGSSPDAAAESRVKDLEKSFNHLSIDNINLRQQGKNLTKLLNATLTDKMRNDKYMMSLRQVANGSGMFITNLKGLVTQCENDKGRCQIQLRMSQCFRAMPPNENQVQQLEQLLKLVSSNFSQTVQFMRMEMENTAMDRDTLTLEAISLRRDKTFLQRQLEGYRKKCKEDFVQSLAGISDVSNAFLLKIDNLLPNVSPFLLTCEKQLHHLDQIRNNCTGLSREVENKFQQYLNKVGSQMSEIEGCSARLQADKDQLKEVYDWCSYNRSAMALEHREKLQKTQEKYDRETERLLMDSRRLQGDKELQETVMKVKEGEIGILKDKMNNLNTSLVNCGSRTGMGNPGMSVPNQTGPWSSRHGMGDPGSTGNGFGRAGAGGTGTGNKPGSTNQFGNTGMGRTGSSSSSTALGSLGPEKVWAGRTGTGATGELGAMGYAGMGEAGSSATGQGNRGPTEMGLEATGGWGSTGMGNTGMGGEGSSVTGQGKRGSTAGTELGAGTGGWGASATGNGNTGLGRSGSSASSSSGATRMNGSGMDGSKGLAHINQHLRELQQYSNADSGSEVSG; from the exons ATGTACAAAAGCAGTTACTCCCAGGCCAAGTTTGGCTTGGAGGCCAGGAGGAAGATCCAGAAGCCCAGAGGGAAGAGCTGTGGCTACTACATGAGggttgtcttcttcttctcctctctgatCCAGTCACTCATCATCGTCAGCCTGGTGCTCTTCCTGGTCTACGGGAGCTCCCCAGACGCGGCGGCCGAGAGCCGGGTCAAGGACCTGGAGAAGAGCTTCAACCACCTCTCCATTGACAACATCAACCTCCGGCAGCAGGGAAAGAACCTGACGAAGCTCCTGAACGCCACCCTGACTGACAAGATGCGCAACGACAAATATATGATGAGTCTGCGTCAGGTGGCAAACGGGTCTGGCATGTTCATCACCAATCTCAAAGGACTAGTG ACTCAGTGTGAAAATGATAAGGGAAGATGTCAGATTCAACTTAGAATGAGCCAATGCTTCAGGGCCATGCCCCCAAATG AAAACCAGGTCCAGCAGCTGGAGCAGTTGCTAAAGCTAGTGAGCTCCAACTTCAGTCAGACGGTGCAGTTCatgaggatggagatggagaacACAGCCATGGACCGGGACACCCTGACCCTGGAGGCCATCTCCCTCCGGAGGGACAAGACCTTCCTGCAGAGACAACTGGAGGGCTACAGGAAGAAGTGCAAGGAGGACTTTGTCCAATCCTTGGCCGGCATCTCCGACGTCTCTAACGCCTTCCTGTTGAAGATCGACAACCTTCTGCCCAATGTCAGCCCCTTCCTGCTCACCTGCGAGAAGCAGCTCCACCACCTGGACCAGATCCGCAACAACTGCACCGGTCTGTCCCGCGAGGTGGAGAACAAGTTCCAGCAATACCTGAACAAGGTGGGCTCTCAGATGTCGGAGATTGAGGGTTGCAGTGCCAGGCTGCAGGCAGATAAAGACCAGCTGAAGGAGGTCTATGACTGGTGCAGTTACAACCGCAGTGCCATGGCGCTGGAGCACCGCGAGAAGCTTCAGAAGACCCAGGAGAAATACGACCGAGAGACGGAGAGGCTGCTGATGGATAGCAGAAGGCTGCAGGGGGACAAGGAGCTACAGGAGACGGTGATGAAGGTGAAGGAGGGCGAGATCGGCATTCTCAAGGACAAGATGAATAACCTCAACACCTCACTGGTCAACTGTGGCTCCAGG ACCGGAATGGGTAACCCAGGAATGTCCGTACCAAATCAGACTGGACCCTGGAGTAGCAGGCATGGGATGGGTGACCCTGGCTCAACTGGGAATGGATTTGGCAGGGCAGGGGCAGGTGGGACAGGGACAGGTAACAAGCCAGGCTCAACTAACcaatttggtaatacaggaatgGGAAGGACAGGGTCAAGTTCAAGTTCTACTGCATTGGGTTCGTTAGGGCCAGAAAAAGTGTGGGCAGGTCGAACAGGGACAGGCGCGACAGGAGAGTTGGGTGCAATGGGTTACGCAGGGATGGGGGAGGCAGGGTCGAGTGCAACAGGGCAGGGCAACAGGGGGCCAACCGAAATGGGTTTGGAGGCTACAGGTGGGTGGGGTTCCACAGGAATGGGTAACACAGGGATGGGCGGGGAAGGGTCTAGTGTAACAGGGCAAGGTAAAAGGGGGTCAACCGCTGGAACAGAATTGGGTGCTGGAACTGGTGGGTGGGGTGCTTCTGCAACAGGAAACGGCAACACAGGACTGGGTAGGTCCGGGTCAAGTGCTTCGTCATCATCAGGCGCCACAAGGATGAACGGTTCAGGAATGGACGGCTCGAAAGGTTTAG CACATATCAATCAACACTTACGAGAACTGCAGCAGTATTCTAATGCCGATTCCGGCTCAGA AGTCTCTGGGTAA